Proteins from a single region of Sphingomonas sp.:
- a CDS encoding electron transfer flavoprotein subunit alpha/FixB family protein, with product MKTLVWVEHDNASVKDATLAVVTAASQLGEVHLIVAGSGCKAVADEAAKIAGVGKVHLADDTSLGHALAENAAPLIVSLMADHDAVLFPATSNGKNIAPRVAALLDVMQISDILSVESADTFTRPIYAGNAIATVQSSDQKKVITVRGTAFAKAATSGGSGTVEAVSGAADTGISKFVSAEIAESTRPELTAAKVIVSGGRALQNSENFHSIIEPLADKLGAAVGASRAAVDAGYVPNDYQVGQTGKIVAPEVYIAIGISGAIQHLAGMKDSKTIIAINKDEDAPIFQVADIGLVGDLFKIVPELTERL from the coding sequence ATGAAGACTTTGGTCTGGGTCGAGCACGACAACGCCTCCGTCAAGGACGCCACCCTCGCCGTCGTCACCGCCGCTTCGCAGCTGGGTGAAGTCCATCTCATCGTCGCGGGTAGCGGCTGCAAGGCCGTTGCCGACGAAGCCGCGAAGATCGCCGGCGTCGGCAAGGTCCATCTCGCCGATGACACCTCGCTGGGCCATGCACTCGCCGAGAACGCCGCGCCGCTGATCGTCAGCCTGATGGCCGATCATGACGCGGTGCTGTTCCCCGCGACCAGCAACGGCAAGAATATCGCCCCGCGCGTCGCCGCCTTGCTCGACGTGATGCAGATCTCGGACATCCTCTCGGTCGAGAGCGCCGACACCTTCACGCGGCCGATCTATGCCGGCAACGCCATCGCCACCGTCCAGAGCTCCGACCAGAAGAAGGTGATCACCGTGCGCGGCACCGCCTTTGCCAAGGCCGCCACCAGCGGCGGCAGCGGCACGGTCGAAGCGGTTTCAGGTGCGGCCGACACCGGCATTTCAAAGTTCGTCTCGGCGGAGATCGCCGAATCGACGCGTCCGGAACTGACCGCCGCCAAGGTGATCGTCTCGGGCGGCCGCGCGCTCCAGAACTCGGAGAACTTCCATTCGATCATCGAGCCGCTCGCCGACAAGCTCGGCGCCGCGGTCGGCGCATCGCGCGCCGCGGTCGATGCCGGCTACGTCCCGAACGACTATCAGGTCGGCCAGACCGGCAAGATCGTCGCTCCCGAAGTCTATATCGCGATCGGCATTTCCGGCGCGATCCAGCATCTCGCCGGCATGAAGGACAGCAAGACGATCATCGCCATCAACAAGGACGAGGACGCCCCGATCTTCCAGGTCGCCGACATCGGCCTCGTCGGCGACCTCTTCAAAATCGTGCCCGAACTGACCGAACGACTATAG
- a CDS encoding MFS transporter, with protein MTLSGARARRRPGVSTGLERTPLVLKAAYGLGVFGTTLAQLSFALLLLFFYTDVMRLSPIQAGLVISLGSTIDIGANFGIAWLSARRKGGGERYRPFILYAAPLLGLTLFAMFYMPSIAPEYLFAYALVTHLAFRASYAAVMTPHSSLISRLSDDADERAAIGGVKAIANALGVLTGAVLGIEAIENLPPENLREGFVVFALVFGALAGASAFLSGWVCRERVNRQSMDRDVSNPLLAAKAIGRNPKILVLFAAMLVFFVGYTILNSGLVYLFRYVVDADFSTADALIAISVGGVLMPSIWTMIIRRTSKAAVWTAGCTLVALVLGLQYLISSSAATWLMIIAYVLVGAGKSGIVINYFALTADAVDYGQWRVGERVEAFSFALLAIMNKTGTALGAALLGFLLEWSGYVPGVAQTAGAKDSISWIACLVPAGFMLVSGLIMLAFRLDAKRHRAILEEMK; from the coding sequence GTGACCTTGTCGGGAGCTAGGGCACGCCGGCGGCCGGGGGTCTCCACCGGGCTGGAGCGGACCCCGCTGGTTCTGAAGGCGGCTTACGGACTGGGTGTCTTCGGGACGACGCTGGCGCAGCTCTCGTTCGCGCTGCTGCTGCTGTTTTTCTACACCGATGTCATGCGGCTCAGCCCGATCCAGGCGGGGCTGGTCATTTCGTTGGGCTCCACCATCGATATCGGCGCGAATTTCGGCATTGCCTGGCTGAGCGCAAGGCGAAAGGGCGGGGGCGAGCGATACCGCCCCTTCATCCTCTACGCGGCGCCGCTGCTCGGATTGACGCTGTTCGCCATGTTCTACATGCCGTCGATCGCGCCGGAATATCTGTTCGCTTATGCGCTGGTCACGCACCTCGCCTTCCGGGCGAGCTATGCGGCGGTGATGACGCCGCACAGTTCGCTCATCAGCCGGCTTTCCGATGACGCGGACGAACGCGCCGCTATCGGCGGCGTAAAGGCGATCGCCAACGCACTCGGTGTCCTGACGGGCGCCGTTCTCGGGATCGAAGCCATCGAAAACCTGCCGCCCGAGAATTTGCGCGAGGGTTTCGTCGTGTTCGCGCTCGTGTTCGGCGCTCTGGCGGGAGCTAGCGCTTTCTTGTCTGGCTGGGTTTGCCGGGAGCGGGTTAACCGCCAGAGCATGGACCGGGACGTCTCGAACCCGCTGCTGGCAGCCAAGGCGATCGGGCGAAATCCGAAGATCCTCGTCCTTTTCGCGGCGATGCTCGTTTTTTTCGTCGGCTACACCATCCTCAACAGCGGCCTGGTCTACCTGTTTCGCTATGTCGTGGATGCCGATTTCTCGACTGCGGACGCCCTGATCGCGATCTCGGTCGGCGGTGTGCTGATGCCATCGATCTGGACGATGATCATACGCCGCACCAGCAAGGCGGCTGTCTGGACGGCCGGCTGCACGCTGGTCGCACTGGTGCTCGGGCTCCAGTATCTCATCAGTTCCTCGGCCGCCACCTGGTTGATGATCATCGCCTATGTGCTCGTCGGCGCAGGCAAGAGCGGCATCGTCATCAACTATTTCGCGCTCACCGCCGACGCGGTTGATTATGGTCAGTGGCGCGTCGGCGAACGCGTCGAGGCTTTCAGCTTCGCGCTCCTCGCCATCATGAACAAGACAGGCACAGCGTTGGGCGCAGCTTTGCTTGGATTTCTGCTGGAGTGGTCCGGCTATGTCCCCGGCGTGGCGCAGACCGCCGGAGCCAAAGACAGCATCTCGTGGATCGCATGCCTGGTTCCCGCTGGCTTCATGCTGGTGTCCGGGCTGATCATGCTGGCCTTTCGGCTCGATGCGAAACGTCACCGGGCGATCCTGGAAGAGATGAAATGA
- a CDS encoding TonB-dependent receptor, with the protein MAIGRYALYLASASAALIAGTAQAQDAPAASAGQAEERVVHGDGAESGEIVVTARKRDEKLIDVPVTVSVLSTADIARYDSNDLVRLAEMTPTVVVAPYKIANGGLISIRGISTPPGSAGLEQTVSVAIDGYQTSDGRIASLGFFDIEQVETLKGPQALFFGKNSPAGVIAIRTAGGTDTLQMGVKANYEFVADQITTEAYISGPLGPDIRGRIAGKFRKAQGWLYNDTVPMANPFYTVALPAGAAQLPGSRHKRLGDDEVMGRATLEYRPDPSLSVVAKLFMLEGNDPGSASSVQNIGPCPSGNSRVNTVVDVGECRRDNHMVYADFSPTVAAGMPRAPRDGRAFGHSSASIGNLNVSKDLGKVNLTLNSGISTFHYNSFAGLDSSSFNQLAVVEDSTNKAFSIEARALTDFDGPINFMVGAYLQNTEIHFYNDVKTSDTGYVAATGRYDAYEPLKQVSGRSRSIFAQAIWNIFPNLELAGGGRYSWEQKHLNARNLYGTGVFATTNMVIPTSTDPTPGVLAYTFKDDNFSPEATLTWHPTRDTTLYAAYKTGFLSGGFGLQGGIRTTTTIADVDFNSTTVEGFEVGAKGEFFDRKLRVSSAAFFYDFKDLQVSTFNSTLIQYTLNNAGAVKQRGAEIEVQFDAAPGFQLRGALTYSRNRFEGYVGQCYVYPIPAAQAQTAAAPSGCSFVLNSAGGRVLSGGAPVLQQVYDGRAPARSPDWAGNLGFTYDYSFSDDVRLGISGDALYSSSYLAADTLSPISRQDAYVKFNANLQLQWGDHWTFSLTGRNLTNKYILLYAKDRTGGAATSLQIGEHHGVVSRGREIAAGISFKF; encoded by the coding sequence ATGGCTATCGGACGCTACGCTCTCTATCTCGCATCTGCATCCGCAGCACTGATCGCTGGTACCGCACAGGCGCAGGACGCGCCGGCGGCGTCGGCGGGCCAGGCCGAGGAACGGGTGGTGCACGGCGATGGCGCCGAATCCGGCGAGATCGTCGTCACCGCGCGCAAGCGCGACGAGAAGCTTATCGACGTGCCGGTCACGGTGAGCGTTCTTTCCACCGCGGATATTGCCCGATACGATTCCAATGATCTCGTGCGTCTCGCCGAGATGACCCCGACGGTGGTGGTTGCACCCTACAAGATCGCCAATGGCGGTCTCATTTCCATTCGCGGGATTAGCACGCCGCCGGGAAGTGCCGGTCTCGAGCAGACCGTCTCGGTCGCGATAGATGGTTACCAGACGTCGGACGGGCGGATCGCGTCTCTGGGGTTCTTCGACATCGAGCAGGTCGAGACGCTGAAGGGACCGCAGGCGCTGTTTTTCGGCAAGAACAGCCCGGCGGGGGTGATCGCGATCCGCACGGCCGGGGGCACCGATACGCTGCAGATGGGCGTGAAGGCCAATTACGAGTTCGTGGCGGATCAGATCACCACCGAAGCCTATATCAGTGGTCCGCTAGGTCCCGATATCCGGGGCCGTATCGCCGGCAAGTTCCGGAAGGCGCAGGGCTGGTTGTACAACGACACCGTCCCCATGGCCAACCCGTTCTACACCGTGGCGCTGCCTGCCGGCGCTGCGCAGTTGCCGGGTTCGCGCCACAAGCGGCTCGGCGACGACGAGGTAATGGGCCGGGCGACGCTGGAATATCGCCCTGACCCCAGCTTGAGCGTGGTCGCCAAACTGTTCATGCTCGAGGGCAACGACCCGGGCTCCGCGTCTTCCGTCCAGAATATCGGTCCCTGTCCGTCGGGCAATTCGCGGGTTAACACCGTCGTCGATGTCGGAGAATGCCGGCGGGACAATCATATGGTCTACGCCGATTTCTCCCCGACGGTTGCGGCGGGGATGCCGCGCGCTCCCCGCGATGGCCGCGCTTTCGGGCACAGTTCCGCTTCAATCGGAAATCTCAACGTTTCCAAGGATCTGGGCAAGGTCAACCTGACGCTCAACTCGGGCATCAGCACGTTCCACTACAACAGCTTCGCCGGACTCGATTCATCCTCGTTCAACCAGCTCGCCGTTGTCGAGGATTCCACGAACAAGGCGTTTTCGATTGAAGCGCGCGCGCTGACCGATTTCGACGGCCCCATCAACTTCATGGTGGGGGCCTATCTCCAGAATACGGAAATCCACTTCTATAACGACGTGAAGACCAGCGACACCGGCTATGTCGCGGCGACCGGCCGTTATGACGCCTACGAGCCGCTCAAGCAGGTCAGCGGGCGATCTCGGTCGATTTTCGCCCAGGCGATCTGGAATATATTTCCGAATCTGGAACTGGCAGGCGGCGGACGATATAGCTGGGAGCAGAAGCATCTCAACGCCCGCAACCTGTACGGCACCGGTGTTTTTGCGACGACCAACATGGTGATCCCGACCTCGACGGATCCGACGCCAGGCGTCCTTGCTTACACCTTCAAGGACGATAACTTCTCGCCGGAAGCGACGCTAACCTGGCATCCGACGCGCGATACGACGCTGTATGCAGCCTATAAGACCGGCTTCTTATCCGGAGGATTCGGTCTTCAGGGCGGCATTCGAACCACAACGACGATAGCGGATGTCGATTTCAACTCGACCACCGTCGAAGGTTTTGAAGTTGGCGCGAAGGGCGAGTTCTTTGATCGCAAATTGCGCGTGTCCTCAGCGGCGTTCTTCTACGACTTCAAAGATCTTCAGGTCAGCACGTTCAACTCCACGTTGATCCAATACACGCTTAACAACGCCGGTGCGGTCAAGCAGCGCGGCGCGGAGATCGAGGTGCAGTTTGATGCCGCGCCTGGGTTCCAGTTGCGGGGGGCGCTCACATATTCGCGCAATCGTTTCGAGGGATATGTTGGTCAGTGCTACGTCTATCCGATCCCGGCGGCGCAGGCCCAGACCGCCGCGGCGCCTTCCGGGTGCTCGTTTGTGCTAAATTCTGCCGGCGGGCGCGTGCTTTCCGGCGGCGCGCCGGTGCTGCAGCAGGTATATGACGGGCGTGCGCCCGCAAGGTCGCCGGATTGGGCGGGCAATCTCGGATTTACTTATGACTATTCGTTCTCGGACGACGTAAGGCTCGGAATCAGCGGCGATGCGCTCTACTCGAGCAGCTATCTCGCGGCTGACACGCTATCGCCGATCTCCCGACAAGACGCCTATGTGAAGTTCAACGCCAATCTGCAGTTGCAGTGGGGCGACCATTGGACCTTCAGCCTGACCGGCCGCAACCTGACCAACAAATATATCCTCCTCTATGCCAAGGATCGCACGGGTGGAGCGGCGACCAGCCTCCAGATCGGCGAGCACCATGGCGTGGTTTCGCGCGGGCGCGAGATAGCCGCGGGAATTTCGTTCAAGTTCTAG
- a CDS encoding electron transfer flavoprotein subunit beta/FixA family protein: MRVLVPVKRVLDYNVKPRVKADGTGVDLANVKMSMNPFDEIAVEEAIRLKEKGAASEVVVVTIGVAKAETDVLLTARAMGADRATLIATDDEVEPLGVAKLLKAVCDEEQPGLVILGKQAIDDDSNQTGQMLAALLGWPQGTFASKVEVSGDRVVVTREVDGGLETVDLKAPAIVTTDLRLNEPRYATLPNIMKAKSKPVAKKTVADYGVDVAPRLKTLKTVEPAKRSAGIKVGSVDELVEKLKALGVVRGGVAK; this comes from the coding sequence ATGAGGGTCTTGGTACCGGTCAAGCGGGTGCTTGATTACAATGTGAAGCCGCGTGTGAAGGCGGATGGGACGGGCGTGGATCTGGCGAACGTCAAGATGAGCATGAACCCGTTCGACGAGATCGCGGTGGAAGAGGCGATCCGTCTGAAGGAAAAGGGCGCGGCCAGCGAAGTGGTGGTCGTGACGATCGGCGTGGCCAAGGCCGAGACCGATGTGCTCTTGACCGCCCGCGCGATGGGCGCCGACCGCGCGACCCTGATCGCTACCGATGACGAGGTCGAGCCGCTGGGCGTCGCCAAGCTCTTGAAGGCGGTGTGCGACGAGGAGCAGCCGGGCCTGGTGATCCTCGGCAAGCAGGCGATCGACGACGATTCGAATCAGACCGGCCAGATGCTTGCGGCGCTGCTCGGTTGGCCGCAGGGCACCTTCGCTTCGAAGGTCGAGGTGAGCGGCGACCGTGTCGTCGTCACCCGCGAAGTCGATGGCGGTCTCGAAACGGTGGATCTCAAGGCACCGGCGATCGTCACCACCGATCTCCGCCTCAACGAGCCGCGCTATGCGACGCTGCCGAACATCATGAAAGCCAAGTCCAAGCCGGTCGCGAAGAAGACCGTCGCCGATTACGGTGTCGATGTCGCGCCGCGTCTCAAGACGCTCAAGACCGTCGAGCCGGCCAAGCGCTCGGCAGGCATCAAGGTCGGCTCGGTCGATGAGCTGGTCGAGAAACTCAAGGCTCTGGGAGTTGTACGGGGGGGAGTCGCGAAATGA
- a CDS encoding class II aldolase/adducin family protein, with translation MHQPRPQLRYSQAEWEVRCDLAACYQLAELYGMSDMAVTHISARIPGDGDFFLLNPFGMLFDEITASSLIKVDLDGNVIDGGSEEMNPAGFVIHSAIHMARPELTCVMHSHTRANNAVAMQKEGLLPLSQKAMLISSFVRYHDYEGASLNLGERERILDDLGDGRILILRNHGALTAGTSIAEAFCWMHKLEAACRFQVDGLSGGRELNWQSEEAVRSTAEQGRKLFGPGGPAAAGKLEWAALVRKLERERGTNYRT, from the coding sequence ATGCATCAGCCTCGCCCGCAATTGCGCTATTCGCAGGCGGAATGGGAAGTCCGGTGCGATCTGGCGGCCTGTTACCAGCTCGCCGAGCTTTACGGCATGTCCGATATGGCGGTGACGCATATCTCGGCGCGTATTCCGGGAGATGGGGATTTTTTCCTGCTCAATCCGTTCGGCATGCTGTTCGATGAGATCACGGCTTCCTCGCTGATCAAGGTCGACCTCGACGGCAATGTAATCGATGGCGGATCCGAAGAGATGAACCCGGCCGGGTTCGTCATCCATAGTGCGATCCACATGGCGCGGCCGGAACTGACCTGCGTCATGCATTCGCACACGCGTGCCAACAATGCCGTGGCGATGCAGAAGGAAGGGCTGTTGCCGCTCAGCCAAAAGGCGATGCTGATTTCCAGCTTCGTCCGGTATCACGATTATGAGGGCGCCTCGCTCAATCTCGGAGAACGCGAGCGGATTCTCGATGATCTGGGCGATGGCCGCATATTGATCCTGCGGAACCATGGCGCGCTGACCGCTGGAACCTCGATCGCGGAAGCGTTTTGCTGGATGCACAAGCTCGAAGCGGCGTGCAGGTTTCAAGTCGATGGCCTGAGCGGCGGGCGGGAGCTCAACTGGCAAAGTGAAGAAGCGGTGCGTTCGACAGCCGAGCAGGGACGGAAGCTGTTCGGTCCCGGTGGACCCGCGGCAGCGGGCAAGCTGGAATGGGCGGCGCTGGTACGAAAGCTGGAGCGTGAGCGTGGAACGAATTATCGGACATAG
- a CDS encoding acyl-CoA dehydrogenase, with protein MLSDDEIASAVLDGFGGFLDEHHDLARRRRVRETAPGYSPALWRRFAAEGWLGSRAGEREGGSGLSAHAAGGIAQLVGERLVPEPYLAQGLFPLITLLHADEGASRASAMEGLLGGQSRIAVAWQERPGAVEIAGNLRTRLSKEGGRWRLDGEKTFVVGGGAAERLIVLAADGAGTPHLLLIPSDAEGVRIADQRQIDGTTAATICFSSAPVADDMWLQTGSASALDGALTEVRAMLAMQLLGIARAALAITIEHAKTRQQFGKPIGSFQAIQHRLVDYAMRIRLSEALCVKALKAVDGDDADRAKSLAAAAKLSAAEAALVVTRGGIHLHGALGYTDDADIGLYHVAALVLAPWLGNTEALTVHLLNLNELAA; from the coding sequence ATGCTGTCCGATGATGAGATCGCTAGCGCCGTTTTGGACGGCTTCGGCGGCTTTCTTGACGAACATCATGACCTCGCTCGCCGTCGCCGGGTCCGCGAAACGGCACCGGGCTATAGTCCGGCGCTGTGGCGAAGATTCGCGGCCGAGGGCTGGCTGGGATCGCGCGCAGGGGAGCGCGAGGGCGGGAGCGGGCTTTCTGCGCACGCGGCCGGCGGTATTGCGCAACTGGTTGGCGAGCGCCTCGTGCCCGAGCCCTATCTCGCGCAAGGATTGTTCCCGCTGATCACGCTGCTGCACGCTGACGAAGGCGCTTCCCGCGCCTCGGCGATGGAGGGTTTGCTGGGCGGACAATCGCGTATCGCCGTAGCGTGGCAGGAACGCCCCGGCGCGGTCGAAATCGCCGGCAATCTCCGCACCCGTCTGTCGAAAGAAGGCGGGCGCTGGCGACTCGACGGCGAAAAGACATTCGTCGTCGGCGGTGGCGCTGCGGAGAGGCTGATCGTGCTGGCGGCGGACGGAGCGGGAACGCCGCATCTGCTCCTGATACCGAGCGACGCCGAAGGCGTTCGCATCGCCGATCAGCGCCAGATCGACGGCACCACTGCCGCCACGATATGTTTCAGCTCCGCTCCGGTCGCGGACGATATGTGGTTGCAGACCGGTAGTGCCAGCGCCCTGGACGGCGCGCTCACCGAAGTACGGGCGATGCTCGCGATGCAGCTGTTGGGGATCGCCCGGGCCGCGCTGGCTATCACGATCGAACATGCAAAGACCCGCCAGCAGTTCGGCAAACCGATCGGCTCGTTCCAGGCAATCCAGCACCGATTGGTCGACTATGCGATGCGCATCCGACTGAGCGAAGCACTATGCGTCAAAGCGCTCAAGGCAGTTGATGGCGACGATGCCGATCGCGCCAAGTCACTTGCCGCCGCCGCAAAATTGAGCGCGGCCGAAGCTGCGCTTGTCGTGACGCGAGGCGGGATCCATTTGCACGGTGCGCTTGGCTACACCGACGACGCGGATATCGGTCTTTACCATGTCGCAGCGCTCGTGCTCGCGCCGTGGCTCGGCAATACCGAAGCTCTCACCGTCCATTTGCTCAACTTGAACGAGCTTGCCGCATGA
- a CDS encoding acyl-CoA dehydrogenase family protein: MSPPDFSRMALPEFRSFIREWLAAHCPESIRRPFDRLQGEEALSWQRIRFRGGIVAPGWPVEHGGMGLSVDRQIAMTEEFERYRVARTVDAGISMLGPTLIKFGTEAQKAYYLPRILSGEHRWCQGYSEPGAGSDLASLSTSAVRDGDDYVIDGQKTWTSYAHDATHCFMLVRTSVEDRPQKGITFVLADMRNGGVTVRPITNIAGHREFCEVFLDGLRTPINNRVGEEGHGWTIAKSLLGFERIAIGTPALSRLALETYRRLASELGEANNPVVRHERVRLELRYAELDCLFREIVDAATRGIYDDVELSILKLTSSELFQAIAQATQALAAEAGAIGVWGEGSSALDLRQLYMISRPASIFGGTSEIQRNILSKRWLNLPER, encoded by the coding sequence ATGAGTCCCCCCGATTTCTCCCGGATGGCGCTGCCTGAGTTCCGGAGCTTCATCCGCGAATGGCTTGCGGCGCATTGCCCCGAGAGCATCCGCCGCCCCTTCGACCGCCTGCAAGGCGAAGAAGCGCTGAGTTGGCAAAGGATCAGGTTCCGTGGCGGGATTGTCGCGCCAGGCTGGCCAGTCGAACATGGCGGAATGGGGCTGTCAGTCGATCGCCAGATCGCGATGACCGAGGAATTCGAAAGATATCGCGTCGCCAGGACGGTGGATGCCGGCATTTCGATGCTGGGGCCGACTCTCATCAAATTCGGGACCGAGGCGCAAAAGGCGTACTACCTGCCTCGCATCCTCAGCGGCGAGCATCGCTGGTGCCAGGGATATTCGGAACCCGGCGCGGGTTCGGACCTGGCATCGCTGAGTACCTCCGCTGTTCGCGATGGCGACGATTACGTGATCGACGGGCAGAAGACATGGACGTCCTATGCCCATGACGCGACGCATTGCTTCATGCTCGTCCGGACCTCGGTCGAAGACCGGCCGCAAAAGGGCATCACTTTCGTGCTTGCCGACATGCGGAACGGTGGTGTCACCGTGCGCCCCATCACCAATATCGCCGGACATCGGGAATTTTGCGAGGTGTTCCTGGACGGTCTGCGCACGCCAATCAACAACCGCGTTGGCGAAGAAGGGCATGGCTGGACCATCGCCAAATCACTGTTGGGTTTCGAGCGGATCGCTATCGGAACGCCCGCGCTCTCCCGGCTCGCGCTGGAAACCTACCGGCGGCTCGCCAGCGAACTTGGCGAGGCGAACAATCCCGTCGTGCGACACGAGCGCGTGCGACTGGAGCTTCGCTACGCGGAACTGGATTGCCTGTTCCGCGAGATCGTCGATGCCGCCACGCGCGGCATCTATGACGATGTCGAGCTATCGATCCTGAAGCTGACATCGTCCGAACTCTTCCAGGCTATAGCCCAGGCGACGCAGGCGCTCGCTGCGGAAGCCGGCGCGATCGGCGTCTGGGGTGAAGGCTCATCGGCGCTCGACCTGCGCCAATTGTACATGATCTCTCGACCCGCATCGATCTTCGGCGGAACTAGCGAAATCCAGCGCAATATCCTGTCCAAGCGCTGGCTGAACCTTCCGGAAAGATGA
- a CDS encoding PaaI family thioesterase yields MVFGEEQGILTQGDWRPFDAVPGFCDLIGPIWKLPVDSEDEIIRLGFRVEPRHCNRLSWCHGGMVSTMCDTALGINANLHAGIENVTPTVSLSVDFIRGARLGEWVESRVRILRMTASLVFVDGLLRTECG; encoded by the coding sequence ATGGTGTTCGGTGAAGAGCAGGGGATACTCACGCAAGGAGATTGGCGACCGTTCGACGCGGTGCCGGGCTTCTGCGATCTTATCGGGCCGATCTGGAAATTGCCCGTCGATTCGGAAGACGAAATTATCCGGCTGGGATTCCGGGTTGAGCCTCGGCATTGCAACCGATTGAGCTGGTGCCACGGCGGGATGGTGTCGACCATGTGCGACACAGCGCTTGGCATCAATGCGAACCTTCATGCGGGGATCGAGAATGTCACCCCAACGGTCTCGCTCTCTGTCGACTTCATCAGAGGGGCAAGGCTTGGCGAGTGGGTCGAAAGCCGGGTCCGCATCCTCAGGATGACGGCAAGCCTTGTTTTCGTGGATGGCCTGCTCCGAACCGAGTGCGGGTGA
- a CDS encoding TauD/TfdA family dioxygenase produces MATLASEQDLEIECTPIGWALGAEIKGVDISAPLNSEQIGAIRSALLKHKVLIFRGCPMTPDEQIRFTKYFGELPDLPFNKRWMHPEFTNEVYVVTNKPKADGAIPETVNTGRWWHFDQNFMPQPAMGRVLHCVEAPALGGTTMFANQELAYELLSDGYKRIVEGLRPVYDIVSSAIARLSNRKPMSQEEIDRTPSSAHPCVRTHPETGKRSLFFDKSTCERFEGLTLEESAGIIAFLHQHTTQPTLTYRHMWKPGDTLFWDNRCATHYAPPDYDVGNLHDPRNWRTMHGTTIAGDTPVLRPIS; encoded by the coding sequence ATGGCGACGCTTGCTTCTGAACAAGATCTGGAGATCGAGTGCACGCCGATCGGGTGGGCGCTGGGCGCGGAGATCAAGGGTGTGGACATCAGCGCGCCGCTCAACTCCGAGCAGATAGGCGCGATCCGCAGTGCGCTGCTCAAGCATAAGGTTCTCATCTTTCGCGGATGTCCGATGACGCCCGACGAGCAGATCCGCTTCACCAAGTATTTTGGTGAATTGCCGGATCTGCCGTTCAACAAGCGATGGATGCATCCCGAATTCACCAACGAAGTCTATGTGGTGACCAATAAACCGAAGGCGGATGGGGCCATTCCCGAAACGGTGAATACCGGGCGCTGGTGGCATTTCGATCAGAACTTCATGCCCCAGCCGGCGATGGGACGGGTATTGCACTGCGTAGAAGCGCCCGCGCTTGGCGGCACGACCATGTTCGCCAATCAGGAACTGGCCTATGAGTTGCTGAGCGACGGCTACAAGCGGATCGTCGAGGGGCTTCGGCCGGTGTACGATATCGTGAGCAGCGCGATCGCACGGCTTTCGAACCGCAAGCCGATGAGCCAGGAGGAGATCGACCGCACGCCTTCCAGCGCGCATCCGTGCGTTCGCACGCATCCCGAGACCGGCAAGCGGTCGCTGTTCTTCGACAAGTCGACCTGTGAGCGTTTCGAAGGACTTACTCTGGAAGAAAGCGCCGGCATCATCGCGTTCCTGCATCAGCATACGACGCAGCCGACGCTGACATACCGGCATATGTGGAAGCCGGGCGACACGCTGTTCTGGGATAATCGCTGTGCGACGCACTATGCGCCGCCGGACTATGATGTCGGCAATCTGCACGATCCGCGGAACTGGCGGACGATGCATGGCACGACGATCGCCGGGGACACGCCCGTACTCCGGCCGATCAGCTGA